The Leptolyngbyaceae cyanobacterium genome contains a region encoding:
- a CDS encoding DUF4112 domain-containing protein — MANFENPKAISLQRLRNLSNLLDNAIPIPGTDYRIGIDPILGLIPGGGDTIAAVLSAYIVIEAARLGLPRESLIRMVFNLIVDTALGSLPFLGDIFDATWKANIKNLALIESHLALPQKSKKVDRVFLIFLIIALMLIVMTVTFISVVLFKLILGLVNGN, encoded by the coding sequence ATGGCCAATTTTGAAAATCCCAAAGCTATTAGCTTACAACGCCTTCGTAACCTCAGCAATTTGTTAGATAATGCCATTCCTATTCCCGGTACTGATTATCGCATCGGTATCGATCCTATCTTAGGATTAATTCCTGGAGGAGGAGATACGATCGCAGCTGTTCTTTCTGCTTATATCGTGATAGAAGCTGCTCGTTTAGGGTTACCGCGAGAATCTTTAATCAGAATGGTATTTAACCTAATTGTAGATACAGCACTTGGTTCTTTACCATTTTTAGGTGATATTTTTGATGCCACATGGAAAGCCAACATCAAAAACTTAGCATTAATCGAATCTCATTTAGCGTTACCCCAAAAAAGTAAAAAAGTAGATCGAGTATTTTTAATTTTTCTGATAATTGCGTTAATGCTAATTGTGATGACCGTGACCTTTATTAGCGTAGTACTATTTAAATTAATTTTGGGTTTGGTAAATGGTAACTGA
- a CDS encoding carbohydrate ABC transporter permease has translation MVNQNKGSNFPIKDRNGPAPSSVVGQYILQWLNPLLLSIGAGVVLLPLGIVFLTSFAAAGSTPSLNSWQNGWSWENYHQAWQKGKFLLGFANSTFVALMVTGFQVITSALAGYALARLKFRGRQTFLLIILATLVIPFQLLVIPIFLVLKWGHMINTYWALILPTAANGFGIFLLRQYFLTVPAELEEAAALDGANRWQILWRVMLPLSRPALVTLFLFTFIGEWNDLFKPLVFTTRPELRTVQLSLAEFQEQFTNNWPLMMAAVVIATLPVVVLFVIGQRQFIRGIATTGIKS, from the coding sequence ATGGTAAACCAAAATAAGGGAAGTAATTTTCCAATTAAAGATCGAAATGGGCCAGCACCATCATCGGTGGTCGGGCAATATATCCTGCAATGGCTCAATCCATTATTACTCTCGATCGGCGCTGGAGTCGTACTCCTACCTTTGGGGATCGTATTTCTCACCTCGTTTGCAGCAGCCGGGTCAACCCCTAGCTTAAACTCCTGGCAAAATGGGTGGTCCTGGGAAAACTATCACCAAGCTTGGCAGAAAGGGAAATTTTTACTGGGATTTGCCAACTCGACTTTTGTTGCTTTGATGGTAACTGGTTTTCAAGTAATTACCTCTGCGTTAGCTGGCTATGCTTTGGCAAGATTAAAATTTCGCGGTCGCCAAACGTTTTTACTAATTATTTTGGCAACTTTAGTGATTCCGTTTCAGTTATTAGTAATTCCTATCTTTTTAGTACTGAAGTGGGGACACATGATTAATACTTATTGGGCATTAATCTTACCCACTGCTGCTAATGGTTTTGGCATTTTCTTGCTGCGTCAGTATTTTCTTACCGTACCAGCGGAGTTGGAAGAAGCCGCAGCATTAGATGGGGCAAATCGATGGCAAATCCTTTGGCGGGTAATGTTACCTTTGTCTCGTCCGGCTTTAGTAACTCTTTTTCTCTTTACTTTTATCGGGGAATGGAACGATTTGTTTAAGCCGTTAGTTTTTACTACTCGACCGGAATTAAGAACGGTGCAACTTTCTTTGGCAGAATTTCAAGAGCAATTTACTAATAATTGGCCGTTGATGATGGCAGCAGTCGTAATTGCTACTTTGCCAGTAGTAGTACTGTTTGTAATCGGACAACGCCAGTTTATTAGGGGAATTGCCACGACTGGAATTAAGAGTTGA
- a CDS encoding YihY/virulence factor BrkB family protein, with protein sequence MIYARFFRFFQHLNWATIRKTVQRAGEKRLPGLASEMAYNAMLALFPSILALLTAIGLFQPLQTTFDYLAQQLGNIAPHDALFLIEGFVNTISLSKNRSLFSLSFILAIWTASGAISAAMTALDQINHVPPEKIRPFWKAKLVSLALTIGTILLLIAASFLVFISDLLVQVIASQTGNLESKVLSLWRLFTWPTALGIIACAVGFIYRYGPSRWRKGIPILPGAILAAISWAILSGLFRYYVSNFGNYNAAYGTVGTFIVLMLWLNLTSLVMLFGAQLNAIVGESMQKRLK encoded by the coding sequence ATGATATATGCGCGTTTTTTCCGTTTCTTCCAACACTTAAATTGGGCAACCATCAGAAAGACCGTCCAACGTGCTGGAGAAAAGCGCTTGCCAGGATTGGCATCGGAAATGGCTTACAACGCCATGTTAGCCTTGTTTCCATCAATTTTAGCCCTCCTGACTGCCATTGGTTTATTTCAACCATTACAAACCACTTTTGACTATCTAGCCCAGCAATTAGGTAATATTGCTCCCCACGATGCCCTTTTTCTGATCGAAGGTTTCGTCAATACGATCAGCCTCAGTAAAAACAGAAGCTTGTTTTCTCTCAGTTTTATTTTGGCAATTTGGACAGCCTCTGGCGCTATCAGCGCTGCCATGACAGCCCTCGATCAAATCAATCACGTTCCTCCAGAGAAAATTAGACCTTTTTGGAAAGCTAAGCTGGTTTCCCTTGCTCTTACGATAGGCACGATTTTACTACTAATTGCCGCTTCTTTTTTAGTATTTATTAGCGATTTGCTAGTGCAAGTCATCGCCAGTCAAACAGGCAATTTAGAATCGAAAGTATTATCTCTTTGGCGACTGTTTACCTGGCCTACCGCTTTAGGAATTATTGCCTGTGCCGTTGGCTTTATATATCGCTATGGCCCCAGTCGTTGGCGCAAAGGAATACCTATTTTACCAGGAGCTATTTTAGCCGCTATTTCCTGGGCAATTTTATCGGGGTTATTTCGCTATTACGTCTCTAACTTTGGTAATTATAACGCCGCTTACGGCACGGTGGGTACATTTATCGTCCTGATGCTATGGCTTAACTTAACATCATTAGTTATGCTATTTGGCGCTCAACTTAACGCGATCGTAGGAGAATCAATGCAGAAAAGATTAAAATAA
- a CDS encoding fatty acid desaturase — MTVSSIKPQNLAPTFKASELRLRDILRTLPKDVFIKNRRKAWTSVFINISLVFLGYCSIAFSPWFLLPFAWIFTGTALTGFFVIGHDCGHRSFANRRWVNDLVGHAMMLPLIYPFHSWRILHNYHHKHTNKLDVDNAWQPFKPDFYESLGMVKKLGYQGLRGRIWWIGSIIHWAVLHFSWWEFEGKQRSQVKFSALLVLITAAIAFPIIIATLGIWGFVKFWLLPWMVYHFWMSTFTLVHHTDPDIPFKPEGEWSEALAQLSGSVHCEYPRWVEFLCHDINVHVPHHLSTAIPSYNLRMAHASLRENWGNYLREYRFSWPLMKQITDKCHLYNPEECYESFQDYKAKNVEK; from the coding sequence ATGACTGTATCAAGCATTAAGCCACAGAACTTGGCACCTACTTTTAAAGCTTCAGAACTACGCCTGAGAGATATATTGAGGACTCTGCCTAAAGATGTCTTTATCAAAAATCGGCGCAAAGCTTGGACATCAGTATTCATAAATATTTCCCTAGTTTTTCTAGGCTACTGTAGTATTGCCTTTTCTCCCTGGTTTCTTCTGCCGTTCGCTTGGATTTTTACGGGTACGGCGTTGACTGGTTTTTTCGTGATCGGGCATGATTGTGGCCATCGGTCATTTGCGAACCGCCGTTGGGTAAACGATTTGGTGGGTCATGCCATGATGCTGCCTTTAATTTATCCTTTCCACAGTTGGCGCATCCTACATAATTACCACCACAAACATACGAATAAGTTAGATGTAGACAATGCTTGGCAACCTTTTAAGCCTGATTTTTACGAAAGCTTAGGCATGGTGAAAAAGTTGGGCTATCAAGGTTTGCGCGGTCGAATTTGGTGGATCGGTTCTATCATACATTGGGCGGTTCTGCATTTTAGTTGGTGGGAATTTGAGGGTAAACAACGATCGCAAGTGAAGTTCTCCGCGTTGTTAGTACTGATAACAGCTGCGATCGCATTTCCAATCATCATCGCTACTCTCGGCATCTGGGGTTTTGTCAAGTTCTGGCTTCTTCCCTGGATGGTTTATCATTTCTGGATGAGTACCTTCACCCTCGTACACCACACCGATCCGGATATCCCCTTTAAACCAGAAGGTGAGTGGAGCGAAGCTTTAGCTCAATTATCTGGCAGCGTTCACTGCGAATACCCTCGTTGGGTAGAATTTCTCTGCCACGATATCAACGTCCACGTTCCCCATCACCTTTCTACTGCCATTCCTTCTTATAACTTGCGGATGGCTCATGCCAGTTTGAGAGAAAATTGGGGAAATTATCTGCGAGAATATCGGTTCTCTTGGCCTTTAATGAAGCAAATTACCGATAAATGCCACTTGTACAATCCAGAGGAATGTTACGAGTCTTTCCAGGACTACAAAGCTAAAAATGTTGAAAAATAG
- a CDS encoding ATP-binding protein yields MASIDDIIRREVNPFDPTTFKPGNFWREKQDSALTVDSIHQEAIAEIEALLNLVAKDHRSRTVLVTGDSGSGKSYLLGRIKRTLNPKAFFAYIGAWADNDHIRRHILRYTVDSLMQFPEGQQESQLMLWLKSLSAFTKRNLKQRIFDDNVWTLLQSDRKNFINHLKKTYRQANIYNADQFFGVLHDLTNPDLYHLACEWLRGDDLSEESLQALKVRKSIETEEAAWETLSNLGRISTETQPMVLCFDQIDNPIASDPQPFFSINTTIHNDSLKNFLVIISLPTNNWRQSSHRIQMSDKAGIHKEINLKRIGLDQAEALWRYRLQPIHEQANPKNPSPIFPLTRQALEAKFPGGKTDPRNALMLGGQLFDDYKRKLGPDSQPDPDSKPNSLAAFKLLWQHEYNKIQSKITKITLLSTPELIAMLAEVLDALEVKEIKAKLLSGKYTSYSLSYQQPEQKTRVGVVWTEDASMTSFYNIMNACQAVINKNSCQTLYLIRAAGVGNGKLAGHQIYRQIFQGSQNHHIKATLSSVHYLATYKSLVNSAQANELVVAGKMVELKELQDLIRQSEILNKCTLLQELKIVQKKMEGADNINFKEVEEHLLNLVKTQSFMGKPTLIQNTLNQLLDVNQFQVEEAINRLINNNKVKIINPNLPPKEQLICFVPQT; encoded by the coding sequence ATGGCATCCATTGACGACATCATTCGACGCGAGGTTAACCCCTTTGACCCGACAACCTTTAAGCCTGGAAACTTTTGGCGGGAAAAACAAGACTCAGCACTCACGGTAGATTCGATTCATCAAGAAGCGATCGCAGAAATTGAGGCACTTCTTAACTTAGTTGCCAAAGATCATCGTAGCCGGACAGTACTGGTGACAGGGGATTCTGGTTCTGGTAAAAGTTATCTTTTAGGTCGTATAAAACGCACTCTTAACCCCAAAGCTTTTTTTGCTTACATCGGGGCTTGGGCAGATAACGACCACATCAGGCGTCATATTTTGCGCTATACCGTTGACAGTCTCATGCAGTTTCCAGAGGGTCAACAAGAATCTCAATTGATGCTTTGGCTTAAAAGCCTATCTGCTTTTACGAAACGCAATCTAAAACAACGTATCTTTGATGATAATGTTTGGACATTATTACAAAGCGATCGAAAAAATTTCATCAACCACCTCAAGAAAACTTACAGACAAGCTAATATTTACAACGCAGATCAATTTTTTGGTGTGTTGCATGACCTCACAAATCCAGACCTATATCACTTAGCTTGCGAGTGGTTGAGAGGAGATGATTTAAGTGAAGAGTCCTTGCAAGCATTAAAAGTTAGAAAATCTATTGAAACAGAAGAAGCAGCTTGGGAAACTCTCTCGAATTTAGGGAGAATTTCTACTGAAACCCAGCCAATGGTATTGTGTTTCGATCAAATAGATAATCCTATTGCTTCCGATCCACAACCTTTTTTTAGTATCAACACTACAATTCATAATGATTCTCTAAAAAATTTTCTAGTTATTATTAGCCTGCCAACAAATAACTGGAGGCAGAGTAGCCATCGAATTCAAATGTCTGACAAAGCGGGTATTCATAAAGAAATTAATCTAAAAAGAATCGGCTTAGATCAAGCAGAAGCATTATGGCGTTATAGATTACAACCAATCCACGAGCAAGCTAATCCCAAGAATCCTTCACCTATTTTCCCGTTAACTCGACAAGCATTAGAAGCCAAGTTTCCAGGCGGTAAAACAGATCCCCGAAATGCGCTTATGCTGGGTGGGCAACTATTTGATGACTACAAAAGAAAACTTGGCCCCGATTCCCAACCTGACCCTGACTCAAAACCAAATTCTTTAGCAGCGTTTAAGTTATTATGGCAGCATGAATACAACAAAATTCAGTCAAAAATCACTAAAATTACTTTGCTATCTACTCCCGAATTAATTGCGATGTTAGCAGAAGTATTAGATGCTTTAGAAGTAAAAGAAATTAAAGCAAAACTACTAAGTGGTAAATACACCTCTTACTCTCTTAGCTATCAACAGCCGGAACAAAAAACACGAGTAGGAGTAGTTTGGACTGAAGACGCAAGCATGACTAGTTTTTATAATATAATGAATGCTTGTCAAGCAGTAATTAATAAAAATAGCTGCCAAACCTTATATTTGATTCGTGCCGCAGGAGTTGGAAATGGAAAACTTGCTGGACACCAAATTTACAGGCAAATTTTCCAAGGTTCTCAAAATCATCACATCAAAGCAACTCTTTCCTCCGTTCACTACTTGGCAACATATAAAAGCTTGGTTAATTCAGCCCAAGCTAATGAGTTAGTTGTTGCAGGTAAGATGGTTGAATTAAAAGAATTACAAGATTTAATTCGCCAATCAGAAATTTTGAATAAATGTACGTTGTTGCAAGAGTTGAAAATTGTTCAAAAAAAGATGGAAGGGGCTGATAATATAAATTTTAAAGAAGTAGAAGAACATTTGCTGAATTTAGTTAAAACTCAAAGTTTCATGGGAAAGCCAACTTTAATTCAAAATACTTTAAATCAATTATTGGATGTCAATCAATTTCAAGTTGAGGAAGCGATTAATAGGCTAATCAATAATAATAAAGTTAAGATTATTAACCCGAATTTACCACCGAAAGAACAATTAATTTGCTTCGTACCACAAACATAG
- a CDS encoding glycosyltransferase family 4 protein, translating into MLSSTFPYPPSRGGTEIRTFNLLKYLHQRHHITLVTQRHPGVTDREVEKLRQWVSELAIFPIPPEPKQGGMLGLLGKVGRFTESLVKTTPPNVLHRYSPEIQKWVDDFVRAGKCNAITCEHSVNEIYVRPEFKNSVTTVVDVHSSIYGWIRGHLEMGASPNAIRDRLYLNLLLKPYEKRYASKFSKIVVTTEDDKDQFLKFCPNAQIPVIPNGVDLEIFPYRAADPGGYGLVFVGAMDASHNIDAARFFALEILPKLQNKYPDTTFSIVGARPTPEVLALGEKKGVIVTGKVNSMAEYLHQACVCVVPLRAGYGIKNKTLEAMAAGTPVVASDRGLEGLAVDTPDLPLRALRANGVEEYINAIARLFEDPQLRQELSKNGRSFVETEYTWERAGQLYEQVLL; encoded by the coding sequence ATGCTTTCATCCACGTTCCCTTACCCACCTAGCCGAGGGGGAACGGAAATCAGAACATTCAATTTGCTCAAATACTTACACCAACGCCATCACATCACCCTCGTCACCCAACGCCACCCAGGAGTAACAGATAGGGAAGTGGAAAAACTTCGTCAATGGGTAAGCGAATTAGCAATTTTTCCCATACCGCCAGAACCGAAACAAGGTGGTATGTTGGGATTGCTGGGTAAAGTAGGACGCTTTACCGAATCTTTGGTAAAAACAACGCCGCCGAATGTTTTACATCGCTATTCACCAGAAATTCAAAAGTGGGTAGATGATTTTGTAAGAGCGGGTAAATGTAATGCGATTACCTGCGAACATAGCGTTAATGAAATCTACGTTCGTCCTGAATTTAAGAACTCAGTAACAACAGTTGTTGATGTTCACAGTTCGATTTATGGTTGGATTCGCGGTCATTTAGAAATGGGTGCATCGCCAAATGCAATTCGCGATCGCCTTTATCTTAACTTATTATTAAAACCCTATGAAAAACGCTATGCTAGCAAATTTTCTAAGATAGTTGTTACTACTGAAGATGATAAAGACCAGTTTCTTAAATTCTGTCCTAATGCTCAAATACCAGTCATTCCCAACGGCGTCGATTTAGAAATATTTCCCTATCGCGCAGCCGATCCGGGGGGATATGGATTAGTATTTGTGGGAGCAATGGATGCTTCTCATAATATTGATGCGGCGCGTTTTTTTGCTTTAGAGATATTACCAAAACTGCAAAATAAATATCCTGACACTACTTTTAGTATTGTCGGTGCGCGTCCGACTCCTGAAGTTTTGGCATTAGGAGAAAAGAAGGGCGTAATCGTTACCGGTAAAGTTAATTCAATGGCCGAATATCTGCATCAAGCTTGTGTTTGCGTGGTGCCGCTCCGTGCTGGGTATGGTATTAAAAATAAAACTTTAGAAGCAATGGCAGCTGGAACGCCGGTAGTCGCCAGCGATCGCGGTTTGGAAGGTCTTGCCGTCGATACCCCCGATTTACCTCTACGCGCCTTAAGAGCCAACGGGGTAGAAGAGTATATTAATGCGATCGCTCGATTATTTGAAGACCCGCAACTGCGCCAAGAGCTATCTAAAAACGGGCGATCGTTTGTCGAAACAGAATACACTTGGGAAAGAGCAGGTCAGCTTTACGAACAAGTATTGTTGTAG
- a CDS encoding CBS domain-containing protein has product MDLPNPALAIYRYPVTVSPDTSLLEVLAKMNQIHGSQCALSNESKITDLNNYESSHNSQIHKINNCAVIVENEHLRGIITERDVVNWVAKGQNLAVPVGEVMTKKMITLTESEFKDVFVALSILRQNQIRHLPIVDDRGKLIGIVTAETIRQVLQPLNLLTMRRIGDVMTTQVIHASPSTLVLDLARLMAQNQVSCIVIANLLNLSLTSQQPIPIGIVTERDILQMQILGLDMSNIRAETVMSQPLFCMRPEHSLWVAHQEMQRRLVRRLVVTGKQGELVGVITQTNIMRALDPVEMYSVIETLQEVVNKQTIQLVTVNKQLELQAEEVRQALQKEQEINQLKSQFISMISHEFTSPLTGIIGLADLLKIQENKLTESKKNQYLNCISDSSKRMLDLVKNLLLISKSEQINLDFYPLPLNLNLFGQQLIGEMQIYDSNQHDFIFTYYGEENCQAFFDEKVLRHIFVNLFSNAIKYSPIKTQINFQIFLENEQGRAIFKIQDEGIGIPLKSQSRLFELFYRADNVDNTPGTGIGLAIVKKYIDLLKGEIIVESTVEVGTTFTVLLPLHK; this is encoded by the coding sequence ATGGACTTGCCAAATCCAGCACTGGCAATTTATCGCTACCCTGTCACCGTTTCACCAGATACTTCCCTGTTAGAAGTTCTCGCTAAAATGAATCAAATTCATGGTAGTCAATGTGCTTTATCAAATGAATCAAAAATCACCGATCTTAATAATTATGAATCTAGCCATAATTCTCAAATACATAAAATTAATAACTGTGCTGTCATTGTAGAAAATGAGCATCTGAGGGGAATCATTACCGAAAGAGATGTCGTGAATTGGGTAGCAAAAGGTCAAAATTTAGCCGTACCTGTTGGCGAAGTAATGACCAAGAAAATGATAACTCTCACCGAATCAGAATTTAAAGATGTATTTGTTGCTTTATCAATTTTGCGACAAAACCAAATTCGTCACTTGCCGATTGTAGATGATAGGGGAAAACTAATCGGTATCGTTACCGCTGAAACAATTCGCCAAGTATTACAACCGCTCAATTTGTTAACCATGCGTCGGATCGGCGATGTAATGACAACCCAAGTCATTCACGCCTCTCCTTCTACACTAGTATTAGATTTAGCTCGACTAATGGCTCAAAATCAAGTAAGCTGTATTGTCATTGCTAATCTACTAAATTTATCACTTACTTCCCAACAACCCATACCGATCGGAATAGTTACGGAACGGGACATTTTACAGATGCAAATCCTCGGTTTAGATATGAGTAATATTCGAGCCGAAACCGTGATGAGTCAGCCTCTATTTTGTATGCGTCCAGAACATTCATTATGGGTTGCCCATCAAGAAATGCAGCGACGTTTAGTGCGTCGTTTGGTAGTTACTGGTAAGCAAGGCGAATTAGTCGGTGTAATCACTCAAACTAATATTATGCGAGCGCTCGATCCGGTGGAAATGTATAGCGTAATTGAAACCCTCCAAGAAGTTGTAAATAAGCAAACTATTCAATTAGTAACAGTTAATAAGCAATTAGAATTACAAGCCGAAGAAGTTCGCCAAGCCCTCCAAAAAGAACAAGAAATAAATCAACTTAAGAGCCAGTTTATTTCGATGATTTCCCATGAATTTACCAGTCCTCTTACTGGCATTATCGGATTGGCAGATTTATTAAAAATCCAAGAAAATAAATTAACTGAATCAAAGAAAAATCAATACTTAAATTGCATTTCAGATTCATCAAAACGGATGCTCGATTTGGTCAAAAACTTGTTATTAATTAGTAAATCAGAACAAATTAATTTAGATTTTTATCCATTGCCTTTAAACTTAAATTTATTCGGGCAACAATTGATCGGGGAAATGCAAATATATGACAGCAATCAACATGATTTTATATTTACCTATTACGGTGAGGAAAATTGCCAAGCTTTTTTCGATGAAAAAGTACTCCGACATATTTTCGTTAACTTATTTTCTAATGCAATTAAGTACTCTCCCATAAAAACTCAAATCAACTTTCAAATTTTTCTTGAAAATGAACAAGGAAGAGCCATTTTTAAAATCCAAGATGAAGGAATAGGTATTCCTTTAAAATCTCAATCACGACTATTTGAATTATTTTATCGAGCAGATAATGTTGATAATACTCCCGGTACTGGAATTGGTCTGGCAATAGTTAAAAAGTATATCGATTTACTTAAAGGTGAAATTATCGTTGAAAGTACTGTAGAAGTCGGAACAACTTTTACAGTACTCCTACCGCTTCATAAGTAA
- the thrC gene encoding threonine synthase, giving the protein MTVSLSPADSKFKTWPGLIEAYRSYLPVTSSTPVVTLLEGNTPLIPVPAIASLIGRQVQVFVKYDGLNPTGSFKDRGMTMAITKAKEAGAKAVICASTGNTSASAAAYARRGGMRPFVLIPDGYVALGKLAQALLYGAEVLAIKGNFDRALEIVRQMAETYPVTLVNSVNPYRLEGQKTAAFEVVDALGDAPDWLCIPVGNAGNITAYWMGFCQYHQEGKCDRLPRMMGFQAAGAAPIVIGQPVPNPETIATAIRIGNPASWEKAVAAAEASQGGFAAVTDEEILAAYRLLASQEGVFCEPASAASVAGMLKVKDQIPTGATVVCVLTGNGLKDPDTAIKHCQNQFKTGVEPDVLAVAEVMGF; this is encoded by the coding sequence GTGACTGTAAGCCTGTCTCCTGCTGACTCAAAATTCAAAACCTGGCCTGGTTTAATCGAAGCCTATCGTTCCTATCTGCCAGTAACCTCAAGTACGCCTGTGGTAACGCTTTTAGAGGGTAATACGCCTCTAATTCCGGTACCTGCGATCGCATCTTTGATTGGCAGACAAGTACAAGTTTTTGTGAAGTATGATGGCCTCAATCCCACTGGTAGTTTCAAAGACCGGGGGATGACGATGGCGATTACTAAAGCAAAAGAAGCTGGTGCCAAAGCCGTGATTTGCGCTAGTACCGGCAATACTTCTGCTTCGGCGGCTGCTTATGCTCGTCGTGGGGGAATGCGTCCTTTCGTACTGATTCCCGATGGTTATGTAGCGTTGGGTAAATTAGCGCAAGCTTTACTTTACGGTGCAGAAGTCCTAGCAATTAAAGGAAATTTCGATCGGGCGCTGGAAATCGTGCGTCAAATGGCCGAAACTTATCCGGTAACCCTGGTAAATTCAGTCAATCCTTATCGTTTGGAAGGGCAGAAAACCGCAGCTTTTGAGGTGGTAGATGCCCTGGGCGATGCACCTGACTGGCTATGTATCCCCGTCGGAAATGCCGGTAACATTACAGCATATTGGATGGGGTTCTGTCAATACCATCAAGAAGGGAAGTGCGATCGCTTGCCTCGCATGATGGGCTTTCAGGCAGCAGGAGCGGCTCCCATCGTCATCGGTCAGCCGGTACCGAATCCAGAAACGATCGCAACTGCCATTCGCATCGGCAACCCAGCTAGTTGGGAAAAAGCCGTCGCCGCTGCCGAAGCTAGCCAAGGCGGGTTCGCCGCAGTTACGGATGAGGAAATTCTCGCCGCTTATCGCTTGTTAGCTTCCCAAGAAGGGGTGTTTTGCGAACCAGCCAGCGCCGCTTCCGTAGCGGGAATGCTAAAAGTCAAAGACCAAATACCCACAGGTGCAACCGTGGTTTGCGTCCTGACCGGTAACGGACTGAAAGACCCGGATACGGCAATTAAACATTGCCAAAATCAGTTTAAGACCGGGGTGGAGCCGGACGTGTTGGCGGTAGCCGAAGTGATGGGGTTTTAA
- a CDS encoding alpha/beta hydrolase: protein MVTEIKDWWKNTFPNGRQTLTITDASGYPVKIAYGEKGKGKPLILVHGIGSWSYGWRHNIDKLAQYFHVICFDAKGHGYSDKPTYSEQLGHQAVEMERIINALCDEPAVVVAQSLGALTTLAIAEKAPDLFARLVLINVPVFPKQLPSIWMRFLAGLPLELVRIVDSLRLSNLLAPILLQIVSLGRHEVVVDPAQITEEEVYWITYPYITFPNTITKTTEDLQHAAQEIERLLNYQPNIISNIQNDLGKIDCPTLILWGEQDQWFPVANATKLQANLPGSFLKTLPNCGHDAAGGSPEAVNAAILEFLRDTDFLDV from the coding sequence ATGGTAACTGAAATTAAAGATTGGTGGAAAAATACATTCCCCAATGGTCGCCAGACATTGACAATTACTGATGCAAGTGGTTACCCCGTCAAAATTGCTTATGGCGAAAAGGGAAAAGGTAAACCATTAATTTTAGTACATGGTATCGGCAGTTGGAGTTATGGTTGGCGACACAACATAGATAAACTAGCTCAATATTTTCACGTAATTTGTTTTGATGCCAAAGGGCATGGCTATTCTGATAAACCAACTTATTCCGAACAATTAGGTCATCAAGCTGTAGAAATGGAGCGAATTATCAACGCTTTGTGTGATGAACCTGCTGTAGTAGTAGCACAATCTTTAGGAGCATTAACTACCCTCGCCATAGCAGAAAAAGCTCCTGATTTATTTGCTAGATTAGTGTTAATTAACGTTCCGGTTTTTCCCAAACAACTACCCAGCATATGGATGCGTTTTTTGGCTGGCTTACCTCTAGAGTTAGTAAGAATAGTAGATAGTCTGAGACTGTCAAATTTATTAGCACCCATTTTACTACAAATCGTCTCTCTAGGGCGGCATGAAGTTGTAGTCGATCCCGCACAAATTACCGAAGAAGAAGTGTATTGGATTACTTACCCATATATTACTTTTCCCAATACAATTACCAAAACCACGGAAGATTTACAACACGCAGCACAAGAAATTGAACGATTACTAAATTACCAACCTAATATCATTAGTAATATTCAAAATGATTTGGGCAAAATTGATTGTCCTACCTTAATTTTATGGGGCGAACAAGACCAATGGTTTCCGGTTGCTAATGCTACAAAATTACAAGCAAATTTACCAGGCTCTTTTCTCAAAACTTTACCTAATTGCGGACACGATGCGGCTGGCGGTTCTCCAGAGGCGGTTAATGCAGCTATTTTAGAATTTCTACGCGATACGGATTTTCTTGATGTTTGA